One window from the genome of Variovorax sp. PAMC26660 encodes:
- the gatC gene encoding Asp-tRNA(Asn)/Glu-tRNA(Gln) amidotransferase subunit GatC: MSLSASDIARIASLARLQLAPDESERMLSQINGFFDLVERMRSVDTEGVEPLAHPVAAIEDITLRLRDDVVSEPDNREANQKSAPAVEAGLFLVPKVIE; the protein is encoded by the coding sequence ATGTCACTATCTGCTTCCGATATTGCGCGCATTGCCTCGCTGGCGAGGCTGCAGCTTGCTCCTGACGAAAGCGAGCGCATGCTCAGCCAGATCAACGGCTTTTTCGATCTGGTCGAACGCATGCGTTCGGTGGACACCGAAGGCGTCGAGCCGCTGGCCCATCCCGTGGCGGCCATCGAGGACATCACCTTGCGTCTTCGCGACGACGTGGTGAGCGAGCCCGACAACCGCGAAGCCAACCAGAAGAGCGCCCCGGCCGTCGAAGCCGGCCTGTTCCTCGTGCCCAAGGTGATCGAATAA
- a CDS encoding rod shape-determining protein, whose protein sequence is MFGAFRRYFSTDLAIDLGTANTLIFARNKGIVLDEPSVVAIRHEGGPHGKKVIQAVGREAKAMLGKVPGNIEAIRPMKDGVIADFVITEQMIKQFIKMVHPRTLLTPSPRIIICVPCGSTQVERRAIKDAAEAAGATSVYLIEEPMAAAIGAGLPVSEASGSMVVDIGGGTTEVGVISLGGMVYKGSVRVGGDRFDEAIINYIRRNYGMLIGEPTAEVIKKTIGSAFPGSEVKEMEVKGRNLSEGVPRSFTISSNEVLEALTDPLNNIVSAVKNALEQTPPELGADIADRGMMLTGGGALLRDLDRLLAEETGLPVLVAEDPLTCVVRGCGIALERMDRLGSIFTSE, encoded by the coding sequence ATGTTTGGAGCTTTCCGTCGGTACTTTTCCACCGACCTTGCGATCGATCTCGGCACCGCCAACACCCTGATATTTGCCCGTAACAAGGGCATCGTGCTGGACGAGCCTTCGGTGGTCGCCATTCGCCACGAAGGTGGCCCCCACGGCAAGAAGGTGATTCAGGCCGTCGGCCGCGAGGCCAAGGCCATGCTGGGCAAGGTGCCCGGCAACATCGAGGCGATCCGCCCGATGAAGGACGGCGTCATTGCCGACTTCGTGATCACCGAGCAGATGATCAAGCAGTTCATCAAGATGGTGCACCCGCGCACGCTGCTCACGCCGAGCCCGCGCATCATCATCTGCGTGCCCTGCGGCTCGACCCAGGTCGAGCGCCGCGCCATCAAGGACGCGGCCGAAGCCGCCGGCGCCACCTCCGTCTACCTCATCGAAGAACCCATGGCCGCGGCCATCGGCGCCGGCCTGCCCGTCAGCGAAGCCTCGGGCTCGATGGTGGTGGACATCGGCGGCGGCACCACCGAAGTGGGCGTCATCAGCCTGGGCGGCATGGTCTACAAGGGCTCCGTGCGCGTGGGCGGCGACCGCTTCGACGAAGCCATCATCAACTACATCCGCCGCAACTACGGCATGCTGATCGGCGAGCCGACGGCCGAAGTCATCAAGAAGACCATCGGCTCGGCCTTCCCGGGCTCCGAAGTCAAGGAGATGGAAGTCAAGGGCCGCAACCTGTCCGAAGGTGTGCCGCGCAGCTTCACCATCAGCAGCAACGAAGTGCTGGAAGCCCTGACCGATCCGCTCAACAACATCGTCTCGGCCGTGAAGAACGCGCTGGAGCAGACGCCGCCCGAACTGGGCGCCGACATTGCCGACCGCGGCATGATGCTCACCGGCGGCGGCGCCCTGCTGCGCGACCTCGATCGCCTGCTGGCCGAGGAAACCGGCCTGCCGGTGCTCGTGGCCGAAGACCCGCTGACCTGCGTGGTACGCGGTTGCGGCATCGCCCTGGAGCGCATGGACCGCCTCGGCAGCATCTTCACGAGCGAGTAA
- the mreC gene encoding rod shape-determining protein MreC, which produces MPLGTLDRTAPPLFNQGQSALSKLIFFGALSLFLMVADARFHIVQPIRAGLGAVLYPVQWVALKPVQIMMGGGRYLEDLQTAQRNEADARKALMMQAERASQADTLAQDNARLRELLELRQTTQTPGRAAEVLYDAADPYTRKIVIDQGMTQGVAAGSPVIDARGVLGQVTQVLPFTSEVTLVIDRDLAIPVQNTRTGVRSVAFGDASAHGGGLELRFMAANADLQEGDLLSTSGVDGIYPAGLPVAKIERIERRADSAFARIYCMPLAHVTAARYVLVLEPTGAPTAPPPAAPVTTQRKRPDGKPGAGKNEKKPGERR; this is translated from the coding sequence ATGCCTCTGGGCACGCTCGATCGCACAGCGCCACCCCTGTTCAACCAGGGGCAGTCGGCACTCAGCAAGCTGATCTTCTTCGGCGCGCTGTCGCTCTTCCTGATGGTGGCCGATGCACGCTTTCATATCGTGCAGCCGATCCGTGCTGGGCTCGGCGCGGTGCTCTATCCGGTGCAATGGGTGGCGCTCAAGCCGGTGCAGATCATGATGGGCGGCGGACGCTACCTCGAAGACCTGCAGACTGCGCAGCGCAACGAGGCCGATGCCCGCAAGGCGCTGATGATGCAGGCCGAGCGCGCCAGCCAGGCCGACACGCTGGCACAGGACAACGCCCGCCTGCGCGAGCTGCTCGAACTGCGCCAGACCACGCAGACGCCGGGCCGCGCGGCCGAGGTGCTCTATGACGCCGCCGACCCCTACACCCGCAAGATCGTCATCGACCAGGGCATGACCCAGGGTGTGGCGGCCGGCTCGCCGGTGATCGACGCACGCGGCGTGCTGGGCCAGGTCACGCAGGTGCTGCCCTTCACGAGCGAGGTCACGCTGGTGATCGACCGCGACCTCGCCATTCCCGTGCAGAACACCCGCACCGGCGTGCGCAGCGTGGCCTTCGGCGATGCCTCGGCCCACGGCGGCGGCCTGGAGCTGCGCTTCATGGCGGCCAACGCCGACCTGCAGGAAGGCGACCTGCTGTCCACCAGCGGCGTCGACGGCATCTACCCGGCCGGCCTGCCGGTCGCGAAGATCGAACGCATCGAACGCCGCGCCGACTCGGCCTTTGCCCGCATCTACTGCATGCCCCTCGCCCATGTGACGGCCGCGCGCTACGTGCTGGTGCTCGAACCCACCGGCGCCCCCACGGCACCGCCGCCCGCCGCACCTGTGACCACCCAGCGCAAGCGGCCCGACGGCAAGCCCGGTGCCGGCAAGAACGAAAAGAAGCCCGGAGAACGCCGATGA
- the mreD gene encoding rod shape-determining protein MreD has translation MIKRPGQQQLLLPVSPLFMWTSLIVALLVNMVPIGRAVWMPDLLALVIVFWGVHQPARVGIGAAFVFGLCMDVHQSSMLGQHALSYTTLGFFAITIHRRLLWYPVLSQALQVLPLFALSQLIEVITRMIGGGVFPGWTVLISPGIEAALWPLASALLLAPQRRTPEPDENRPL, from the coding sequence ATGATCAAGCGACCCGGCCAGCAGCAGCTTTTGCTGCCCGTCAGCCCGCTCTTCATGTGGACCAGCCTCATCGTGGCGCTGCTGGTCAACATGGTGCCGATCGGCCGTGCCGTCTGGATGCCTGACCTGCTGGCGCTGGTGATCGTGTTCTGGGGCGTGCACCAGCCCGCGCGCGTGGGCATCGGCGCGGCCTTCGTGTTCGGCCTGTGCATGGACGTGCACCAGTCGTCGATGCTGGGCCAGCATGCGCTGTCCTACACCACGCTGGGCTTCTTCGCGATCACGATCCACCGGCGCCTGCTGTGGTATCCGGTGCTGTCGCAGGCGCTGCAGGTGCTGCCGCTCTTTGCGCTGTCGCAGCTGATCGAGGTCATCACGCGCATGATCGGCGGCGGCGTGTTCCCGGGCTGGACGGTGCTGATCTCGCCGGGCATCGAGGCCGCGCTCTGGCCGCTGGCTTCGGCCCTCTTGCTGGCGCCGCAACGCCGCACGCCGGAACCCGACGAGAACCGACCTCTCTAA
- the mrdA gene encoding penicillin-binding protein 2: MTEIRNVAADLARFKRRVIVIGMVVLFAFSLLCARLVYLQVTRHEDLAEQAESNRTAIVPVVPNRGLILDRNGIILASNYSAYTLEITPSKVGDVEETIDSLTQVLEVSPRDRRRFKRLREDSRSFDSIPIRTRLSDEEVARFAAQRYRFPGVEIKARLFRNYPQGELASHVLGYIGRINQREKTAMEDWDEDEQANYKGTDYIGKLGIEQSYEKTLHGQTGVEQMETSAGGRAVRRLASHPATPGNTVMLSLDIKLQKLVEDMFGERRGAVVVIDPKTGEVLAFVSKPTFDPNLFVEGIDTESWAALTESLDKPLLNRALRGTYPPGSTYKPFMALAALQTGKRGPSVVVNDPGYFNFGGHRFGSPEGNLGGVDMRRAIQLSSNIYFYSLANEMGVDMIHDAMKPLGFGQITGIDLGGEVRGVLPSTEWKRNAYKRPEAKKWYAGETISLGIGQGYNAFTMLQLAQATAIVADGGIKHKPHLVLATRDTVSGQVVPLPQPLAENLGYTPAAISVIREGLTSVVTSGTARGVFAGALYQAAGKTGTAQAVTQAQNTKYNARALEEHQRDHALFMGFAPVNDPKIAVAVIVENAGWGAGAAAPIARRVFDYWLANQYPSEADLAAMKIGKATAPIGKPRVASEVAWPAAASTVAPAP; the protein is encoded by the coding sequence ATGACCGAAATCCGCAACGTCGCTGCCGACCTCGCGCGCTTCAAGCGCCGTGTGATCGTGATCGGCATGGTGGTGCTGTTCGCGTTCAGTTTGCTGTGCGCGCGGCTGGTCTACCTGCAGGTCACGCGGCATGAAGACCTGGCCGAGCAGGCCGAGAGCAATCGCACGGCCATCGTGCCGGTGGTGCCCAACCGGGGCCTGATCCTCGACCGCAACGGGATCATCCTGGCCTCGAACTACTCGGCCTACACGCTGGAGATCACGCCCTCGAAGGTGGGCGATGTCGAGGAAACCATCGACAGCCTGACGCAGGTGCTCGAAGTTTCGCCGCGCGACCGCCGCCGCTTCAAGCGCCTGCGCGAAGACTCGCGCAGCTTCGACTCCATTCCGATCCGCACCCGCCTGAGCGACGAAGAAGTGGCGCGCTTCGCGGCCCAGCGCTATCGCTTCCCGGGCGTGGAAATCAAGGCGCGCCTGTTCCGCAACTACCCGCAGGGCGAGCTGGCCTCCCACGTGCTCGGCTACATCGGCCGCATCAACCAGCGCGAGAAGACCGCGATGGAAGACTGGGACGAGGACGAGCAGGCCAACTACAAGGGCACCGACTACATCGGCAAGCTGGGCATCGAGCAGAGCTACGAGAAGACGCTGCACGGCCAGACCGGCGTCGAGCAGATGGAAACCTCGGCCGGCGGCCGTGCCGTGCGTCGCCTGGCGAGCCATCCGGCCACGCCCGGCAACACGGTGATGCTGTCGCTCGACATCAAGCTGCAGAAGCTGGTGGAAGACATGTTCGGCGAGCGGCGCGGCGCGGTGGTGGTCATCGACCCCAAGACAGGCGAAGTGCTGGCCTTCGTGAGCAAGCCCACCTTCGACCCGAACCTGTTCGTCGAAGGCATCGACACCGAGAGCTGGGCGGCGCTGACCGAATCGCTCGACAAGCCGCTGCTGAACCGCGCGCTGCGCGGCACCTACCCACCCGGCTCCACCTACAAGCCCTTCATGGCGCTGGCAGCGCTGCAGACCGGCAAGCGCGGCCCCAGCGTGGTGGTGAACGACCCCGGCTACTTCAACTTCGGCGGCCACCGCTTCGGCAGCCCCGAAGGCAACCTGGGCGGCGTCGACATGCGCCGCGCGATCCAGTTGTCGAGCAACATCTATTTCTATTCGCTGGCCAACGAGATGGGCGTGGACATGATCCACGACGCCATGAAGCCGCTGGGCTTCGGCCAGATCACCGGCATCGACCTGGGCGGCGAAGTGCGCGGCGTGCTGCCGAGCACCGAGTGGAAGCGCAACGCCTACAAGCGGCCCGAGGCCAAGAAGTGGTACGCGGGCGAAACCATCTCGCTGGGCATCGGGCAGGGCTACAACGCCTTCACGATGCTGCAACTGGCACAGGCCACGGCCATCGTGGCGGACGGTGGCATCAAGCACAAGCCGCACCTTGTGCTGGCCACGCGCGACACGGTCAGCGGGCAGGTGGTGCCGCTGCCGCAGCCGCTGGCGGAAAACCTCGGCTACACGCCGGCTGCCATCTCGGTGATTCGCGAAGGCCTGACCAGCGTGGTCACCAGCGGCACGGCGCGTGGCGTGTTCGCGGGTGCGCTCTACCAGGCCGCCGGCAAGACCGGCACGGCGCAGGCCGTGACGCAAGCGCAGAACACCAAGTACAACGCACGGGCGCTCGAAGAACATCAGCGCGATCACGCGCTTTTCATGGGCTTCGCGCCGGTCAACGACCCGAAGATCGCCGTGGCGGTGATCGTCGAGAACGCAGGCTGGGGTGCGGGTGCCGCAGCCCCTATCGCGCGCCGCGTGTTCGACTACTGGCTGGCGAACCAGTACCCGAGCGAGGCCGACCTGGCGGCCATGAAGATCGGCAAGGCGACCGCGCCGATCGGCAAGCCGCGCGTGGCGAGCGAAGTGGCGTGGCCGGCGGCTGCGAGCACGGTGGCGCCGGCGCCCTGA